A single genomic interval of Aestuariirhabdus haliotis harbors:
- a CDS encoding thiosulfate oxidation carrier complex protein SoxZ, whose product MDNRLHIKVPSTAKKGQVVQLKTKLDHLMESGWRNLQAGGKAPKHLIGQFVCFLDEVEVFRAELDAGMADNPYLAFFVRVESSGQFRFVWSGEQGERYERSADIIVS is encoded by the coding sequence ATGGATAATCGTTTACACATTAAAGTACCTTCCACGGCGAAAAAAGGGCAGGTAGTGCAGCTAAAAACCAAGCTGGATCATCTCATGGAATCCGGTTGGCGTAACCTGCAAGCCGGCGGTAAAGCACCCAAGCATTTGATTGGACAGTTTGTCTGTTTTTTGGATGAGGTTGAGGTGTTTCGGGCCGAGCTGGATGCCGGTATGGCTGACAATCCCTATCTGGCGTTTTTTGTCAGGGTTGAAAGTAGCGGGCAATTTCGTTTTGTCTGGTCGGGTGAACAGGGAGAGCGGTACGAGCGTAGCGCGGATATCATTGTTTCCTGA